The nucleotide sequence ATAAAATATGATGTTATAAGAGCAATGCCTTTTTTATTTTTTACATTCATTTTTAGATCCTTTTTTACATCTTTCTCCCTACCTTAAGTATGATACATAAAACGAAAGATTTCCATTTTTTTAAAAGATCTCATTTAGTTACGTAATGTGACTTTTTCTATTAATTGAATTGAGAGAGGTCTTTTAAGGGCGGTCGCTGAGCAGACAAGAGTAATTTTTAGTGTATTTACTGAAAGAATAAAGTCGAGAGTTGAAATATTATTGGCAATAGCTCGAGTTGTTCCTACTGGATATTCTCGGATAAGTTGTCCAGCTGTGACGTAGTATTGAATATTTGTTCCAAAAGGAGTATCAAACGTAACAACGTCAAGACCTGGACCACCATAAGATATTGAGATGCTTCCGGTGGAGCTTGCACGCAAATCTTTTACAAGCCAGTTCATGGCTTGACGGGCTTGTTGTTGAATGTTCACGGAAGCCGTGTCTATTTGGTACAAAGAACCTGCAATGGTAAACGCACCATAAACTCCGGATAAAATAATGGTAAAAATTAAAAGGACGACCATTAATTCAATGAGTGTGAATGCTTTTTTATTTATCATTGTGTAAAGATTGAGCTTAATGTGTAGTTTCGATTGCGCCCATTTTTATCTGTCCAATAAATTGTTGTTGTGACTGTTGTTGGATTTGTGCCTGTGCGCTGTGTTATTGTTGTTTCGTTGTCTAATGGTGAGAATCCTTTTGATGCTATTGTCGCACTATCCCAGTTCCAGTATCCATTATTGACATCTTGCTGCATTTGAGTAAAATTCTTATTTTTAATTTCTTCCATGATATATTGGGCGTGCATCGCACTTTGGCTGAGATTTCGATTTGCTTCGTTTAGATATCCGCATCGAATAAAAAGCAAAAGGATGCTTGAAATTGAAAAAGCTAAAATAAAAACCGCTAAGAGCAATTCGGGAAGGCTTAACGCTTTGCGATTAAATATTCGGAACTTAATTTTCATTATTATATTATAGTAACTTCATTAGTTTTCGTAAAGAGAGAGTTGTATTCTTTGATTATCGTTTTAGATTATTAAAAATGAAGTTTTTAAGAATCCTCTAGCATGTCGTATAAATTCCTAATATAATAAAAATGCTCATTTGAAAATAAAGTTTCAAAAGAGGAGGGAGCATGTGTTTATTTAAGAAAATTTGCAATTTTTTCGGTAAAAAAGAGAAATGTGCTGAGAAAAAGGGAAAGAATATCTTGGTTGTTGAAGATGAACCGGGACAGCGCTTGACAATTCAAAAGATTTTAGAGAAGCAAGGGTATGATTTGCTTTTGGCCGAAAATGGTTCACAAGGATTAGCGCAAGCTAGATCGCGTAAGCCAGATTTGATTCTTTTGGATGTGGTGATGCCGGAGATTGATGGTCGAGAGGTTTGTCGACAGCTTAAAGCAGACGAGAGCACTAAAGATATTCCGATCATTTTTTTAACAGCATCAGATACGGCTAATGATATCATTGATCATTTTGATTTAGGGGCAGATATGCATTTGACTAAGCCGATTGATGCTAAAGAGCTAATTGCTCAGATTGAAATTACGTTTGGAAATTAAATAAAGGGAGTATTATGCTTGATTTAAAATTTGTGCGCAGCAATGACAAGGTTGTTCGATCTGCTCTTATAGCGCGTGGTGGATATAAAATAGATTTGGATTCTTTGATTGCGTTAGATGAAAATCGTCGAAAAGTTTCAGTGAAGTTGGATGGCTTAAGAGAGCAGAAAAATAAGGCCAACGACGAGATTGCAATTATTCTAAAGGAAAAAAAAGATCCTAAGGAAAAGATTGAAGTGATGAAAGAAATTTCTCAGCAGATAAGCTGTCTTGAGCCTGAGATTAAAGATCTTGATGAGAAACTTCAGGTGCTTGTTATGGGAATTCCAAATATTCCTCATGTTTCTGTTCCTGTGGGTGGCCCGGATAAAAACGAAGAAATAAAAACATGGGGTGAAAAAGTAAAGCTTAGTTTTGCGCCAAAGACGCATCTCGAAATTGCTGAATCGCTTAATATTATTGATTTTAAAAGGGCCTCAAAAATCTCAGGATCGAATTTTATTGTTTACAAAGGCCAGGGTGCTCGACTTGAGCGTGCGCTTTTTAATTTTATGATTGATGTCCATGTGAGAGAGCACGGGTTTACAGAAATTTTTGCACCCTTTCTAGTTAATCGCGCATCAATGACTGGCACAGGACAGCTTCCTAAAATGGAAGATGATATGTACAAGGTTGAAGGTGAAGATTTGTTTTTGATTCCAACAGCAGAAGTTCCGATTACTAATTTGCATCGAGATGAGATTTTAGGAGAAGACGAGTTGCCGATTTATTATACAGGGTATACGGCATGTTTTAGAAAAGAGGCTGGATCGTATGGTAAAGATACGAAGGGACTGATGCGTGTGCATCAGTTTGATAAAGTTGAGCTGGTTAAGTTTGTTAAACCAGAAAATTCTTATAATGAGCTTGAAAAACTTCTCGGAAACGCAGAGAAAATTTTGCAGCTTTTAGAACTTCCGTATCGCGTGCTGATATTAGCAACGGGAGATTTAAGCTTTGCGGCTGCTAAGTGTTATGATATTGAAGCGTATGCGGCTGGTTTAGACAAATGGCTTGAGGTATCAAGTTGTTCAAACTTTGAGGATTTTCAGGCGAGACGTGCTAATATTCGTTTTAAGGATAAAGAAACTAAAAAAACAATTTTTGTTCATACGCTCAACGGATCGGGTGTTGCACTTGCTCGGACCATGGTTGCGATTTTAGAGAATTATCAGACGCAAGACGGAGAAGTTGTTATTCCAAAAGTTTTAAGACCGTATATGGGAGGACAAGAGAAAATTGGGCGCTAAGCTTATCCAGGCAATAAAATTTTTGTTTTTTTTGGTTTTTATTCCATTAATTGTTGGAATGACGGTTGCTTTTATTCGGCAGATTGCAGGGTTGACTGAAGGGCAATATTTATATTTTATTTGGGGCATGGTGGCATATTTGATTTTTCATTTTTTTATTTATGAGCCAGGACCAGTATATCAGTATGGTAAAAGGCTTGTTGCCGATGTGTTTCGGTTTTTGACGCCACTTGTGGAAGTCGCCCCTCTAGTTCTTCCAATTTATTCAATTGTTTTTCTTGTCCTTTTTTATTTTACTTCATTTTTCTTTAAAGAGCTTGATTTGTCTCATTATTATTTATTTTTGATTAGTTTTACTTTTGCAATGCATATGATCTTCACAGCTCGCGATTTGCGTTCGCAAGACCAGGTGGCATTTAAGCCAGATTATTTCTTTTCAATTGTATTGGTGTATACGATTAGTGTGGTTATTATTGCGTTAATGCTCAATCTTATTTTTCCGACATTTTCTTTTGTGGAGTTTTTTAAGAAGACTTCCCAGGTTTCAAGCTCGATATATACCTCAGCCTTTAATCAGCTGTTTGTGCCTTAGTTGTGATTTTCAGATTTTTCTAAAAGTTTAATCTTCCGAATGTTTTGCTTATTAAAAAAGAATTGGAGCGCGTATTGTCTTTGAGATCTTTTCAGGATTATTGTTTGTCTCTTAAGATGCGTTTTAGTCTTTTTCTGAGGCGGAATAGGATTGTTGAAGAGCAGCCTTTTCGTGCCGAACTCTTTAGTGTTGATCAGTTTGTAAAATACGCGAAGAAGTTGGCGAAAAAGCAGCAGGTCAGCTACAAGCCGGGTCAGAATAAGCTTTTGTTTCGGTTGAAAGAAAATGAAAAGGTTCTTGCAGAGACCCATGAATTGCTCAATGAGGCGGGTCAATCCAAGCGAAGGATTTCGCCGGCAGGAGAATGGCTTCTTGACAATTATTATCTTATCAAAGAACAGATAAAGCTTACCCAGAAACACCTTCCGGAAAACTATATTCGAAAACTACCTCATCTTCTTCGGGGGCCGGTGGCTGGTTATCCGCGCGTTTATGATTTGGCTTTGGAGCTGGTTTCTCACGGCGATGGACGCTTGGACAATCAGGGGCTCTTAGAATTTGTTAATGCGTATCAGACAGTTTCTCCTTTAAAGCTAGGCGAACTGTGGGCCATTCCTATCATGCTAAGGTTGGCGCTCATTGAGAATTTGAGACGCATATCCTCTCGTTTGATTGCATCACAAATACAACGAGATCAAGCAGATTATTGGACTGCGCGGATTTTGAAGGTTTCGTCTGAAGATCCCGATGGAGTGATCATTGAAATTGCGGCGATGTCTAAGAATGTTGTTCCTTTATCCAATGTATTTGTCGCAGAATTTACGCGGCGGCTGTATGGTCAAAAGCAGGTCCTCGATCTTCCTTTTGCTTGGCTGGAAAAGAAGGTTGCTGAGCAGGGAGAAACTCTTGATAGAATCATCCGCGCGACAAGTCAAAAACATGCTGAGGATCAGGTTTCCATCGCAAACACGATTGGGAGTTTACGTTTTTTAGAAGTCGCCGATTGGCATGATTTCGTTGAAGAATTAAGTATTGTTGAAAAGATTTTAGCTCAGGACCCATCGAAAGATTATCTAAGAATGTCTTTTGAAACTCGTGATCGTTACCGGCATGTGATTGAGAATTTGTCTAAGCGAAGCAAGCTTGAGGAGCAAGAAGTTGCCGAGCGTGTAATTCAGATTGCTCAAATAGCTGAAGAGGCCAACGGTTCTGATCATATTACAGCGCATATTGGATATTATTTAATCGATAAGGGGTTGGATTCTTTTTGTCATGAGTTAGGCCTTCGGATTTCTTTTGGCCAATATTTGCAGGCAAAGAAAATTTTGTGGTCATCTGTTTTTTATTTTGGTTCTATTCTTTGCGTGACGTTGGCTGCAACTGCAGGTGTTTTGTTTTGGATGCAATCTGTCAGGGCTTTAAATTTGTCATGGTTTATTTTTTTGGGAGCGGCGCTTTTTTTCACGATAAGTCAGACAGCGGTTTCTCTGGTGAACTGGCTTTCGATGATACTTGTGTCCCCGCAGAATCTTCCCCGGATGGATTTTTCCGAAGGGATTCCCGCCTATGCGCATACACTGACTGTTGTTCCTTGTATGCTAGACAACAAGAGAACGATCGAATTACTTTTGGAGGGTCTGGAGGTTCGTTATCTTGCTAATATTGACGCGAATGTTGATTTTGCGTTGTTGACAGATTTTTGTGATGCTTCGCAGGAAACTATGCCTGAGGATGCCGCATTGCTGACGCAAGTTAAAGATGGGATTGAGCAGCTTAATCATAAATATCGACGGCAGAAAGATCAGGTTTTTTGGCTTTTTCATAGGCCGCGTCGATGGAATGAGCGAGAAAAAATATGGATGGGATATGAGCGTAAGCGAGGTAAACTTGCAGATTTAAATGCGCTTCTTCGCGCGAGAGGAGAAGGTAGGTTTCAGCTGATCCTTGGTGATTTTGCGAGGCTTCAAAGTGTGAAATATGTTATTACACTTGATTCTGATACTCGGATGCCTCGAAATGCAGCGCGAGACCTTGTAGGCGTTATTGAGCATCCTTTGAATCGTCCAGTTTATGATGAAAGAAAACAGCGAATCGTTTCTGGGTATGGGATCCTTCAGCCTAGGGTTGAGCCGAGTTATCCAGGAGAAAATTCGTCTTTGTTCGTGAAAATTTTTGGAGGAGATTTCGGGATTGATCCTTATACCAGGGCGGTATCTGATGTTTATCAGGATCTTTTCTTCGAAGGGTCTTTTATCGGAAAAGGGCTTTACGATGTTGACGCTTTTGAAAAGTCTATGGAAGGCCGTTTTCCGGAAAATCTGATATTAAGCCACGATCTTTTAGAGGGGTGTTACGCCCGGTCAGCGCTTGTGACGGATGTTCAATTTTATGAGAAATTTCCGTCGGCGCTTTTAAAAGATTCAAGTCGGAGACATCGCTGGATTCGTGGGGATTGGCAGATTCTTTCTTGGGTGTTTTCTTTTGTGCGCGGACCTGGCGGTGCAAGAGTAAGGAATCCAGTTTCTTTTTTATCGCAATGGAAGATTGCGGACAATTTAAGACGCAGTCTTGTTCCTTGCACAACCGTTTTTTTATTTCTTTCGGGATGGTTGCTTATTGAGCCTTCTTGGGTATGGTCGGTTTTGATGATTGCTCTTTTGGGATTTCCTCTTGTTCCTATGATTTTCATAGAGGCTGTTAGAAAACCTGGCGAGATGACTTTTTGGGCTCACGTAAGAAAAGTTTTTTCGTTGATCAAAAAGAACATAATCCGTTTTTTATTTTCTTTTGTTTTTTTGCTGCATGAGGCGTTTATCTGTCTAGATGCGATTGTGCGGACGCTGTGGAGAATGTTTGTGTCGGGTAAACGTTTGACAGAATGGACGACTTTCCTTGAGTCGCAGGCTTCCTTGCCGAATAATATTTCAGGCTGTTTGAGAAGCATGGCTGTTGAATTAATCGTCGCATTCTTTTTACTGGTCGTTTTTTTGGTGGGATCT is from Candidatus Omnitrophota bacterium and encodes:
- the serS gene encoding serine--tRNA ligase — encoded protein: MLDLKFVRSNDKVVRSALIARGGYKIDLDSLIALDENRRKVSVKLDGLREQKNKANDEIAIILKEKKDPKEKIEVMKEISQQISCLEPEIKDLDEKLQVLVMGIPNIPHVSVPVGGPDKNEEIKTWGEKVKLSFAPKTHLEIAESLNIIDFKRASKISGSNFIVYKGQGARLERALFNFMIDVHVREHGFTEIFAPFLVNRASMTGTGQLPKMEDDMYKVEGEDLFLIPTAEVPITNLHRDEILGEDELPIYYTGYTACFRKEAGSYGKDTKGLMRVHQFDKVELVKFVKPENSYNELEKLLGNAEKILQLLELPYRVLILATGDLSFAAAKCYDIEAYAAGLDKWLEVSSCSNFEDFQARRANIRFKDKETKKTIFVHTLNGSGVALARTMVAILENYQTQDGEVVIPKVLRPYMGGQEKIGR
- a CDS encoding response regulator; its protein translation is MCLFKKICNFFGKKEKCAEKKGKNILVVEDEPGQRLTIQKILEKQGYDLLLAENGSQGLAQARSRKPDLILLDVVMPEIDGREVCRQLKADESTKDIPIIFLTASDTANDIIDHFDLGADMHLTKPIDAKELIAQIEITFGN
- a CDS encoding prepilin-type N-terminal cleavage/methylation domain-containing protein is translated as MINKKAFTLIELMVVLLIFTIILSGVYGAFTIAGSLYQIDTASVNIQQQARQAMNWLVKDLRASSTGSISISYGGPGLDVVTFDTPFGTNIQYYVTAGQLIREYPVGTTRAIANNISTLDFILSVNTLKITLVCSATALKRPLSIQLIEKVTLRN